The Juglans microcarpa x Juglans regia isolate MS1-56 chromosome 8D, Jm3101_v1.0, whole genome shotgun sequence genomic sequence ttattcttcttctttaacaaaaaatgaataatacgCAATAGGTATTTTTGGAGAGACTTTTCCACTAGCTAGTAAGAAATTAAGTATTTCTTGCATTAGGGAGAAATTTGAGGAGAttgaaaataaaagggaaatgatatttataatcataaaatatgaaaaatataaatttttaataacaatttttattattttttaataaaatatagaatattttcacaatttaaaactgtaattaatattactaaaacaaaatattgttgtatgatgcaattattttaatagaatgatAATGATATGTTTACTACTTCTTATAACCCATTTActattccttttatttattttttttcttttttgtaatttttttttacttaatagttaaggaagtacTGACTATATATTActgaagttgtatattttttaaatttttcttaatgattaaggatgttaaaaaaaaatacttaaaagaaaataaaaattttaaatacactataaagCAGCAAAAGAATGTTAGAAATGTAGTAAACCTATCATTATCTTTAGAGTGGTGCTACTCTGTCGCCTGAGTAGCACCTCTCCAAGTGACCACTAAGCTAAAttggttttttcatttttttttcaattttttttatttatagatttttatcattttaaaatatttttaaaaaatataaaaaaaatatcaatacactaatagtcattttctttattattaaagaaaaaaaaggttaaaaaaacaaaaattctatttacaaccGGCTGGAACAACCGTCGCGTAACCGGgtgaataaaaaactttattttttaagaatctgtcattctctcttcattttgtcccctctctctctctatcaaatTTTTCCTACCTCTTCTTCCTGTCATTCTCCCTCTCAGATTTCATTCTTTCTCCTCTGTAAAAAATGCACGACAATTGTGACAACTGAGTCTAGAAAGAGACAAAGAAGAGTAAACTCTTCCTCCTTCGTCCTCCtccaaattaatttcttatccaacccaggaaaagaaaatggatgcTATAGACTCAGTCTTCGACCCCTTCAGAGAATTCTCTAAGGATAGCGTCAACCTCGTTAAGCGCTGCCACAAGCCCGACCGCAAAGAGTTTATAAAGGTTGCGTTTCGTACTGCAATTGGGTTTGTGGTGATGGGGTTCGTTGGGTTCTTTGTGAAGTTGATCTTCATCCCCACCAACAACATCATCGTTAGGTCCGATTAAATGAGGTCATTCGGGACTGCGGGCCCACAAAAAGGATCATGTAAAGTAGTCAACACATAAGGAAGAACAAAGATCCATGATTTTGTGGGTTCAAccttttttcagaaaaacacCTTAGTAGCATTGTCATATTCGCAGAGTAGATATGAGTAAATTTTTACGTCTTTAATCTTAGTTCTTAGTTTGTTCTGATGGATGTATGTTCAGATTCGTTTGGTATCCTTACAATGGAAAGATAATTCcctctcttattttttactcTTGTTTGGTTGATGGTTTGAAGATTATAGCGacaattatttgaaaaagaaaaaagaagaagtttcAAGAGGAGCATACACTGCAGATAAAGGAGCGACAATTGTTCAGATggagtttttaactttttcatggATAGACGGAAAAAggaatgggagagagagagggaggaaaggGATACAGTGGTGGGATTTAGTTTGTCAGCCGGTTACACAAAGGTTGTATAGGCT encodes the following:
- the LOC121243026 gene encoding protein transport protein Sec61 subunit gamma-like; this encodes MDAIDSVFDPFREFSKDSVNLVKRCHKPDRKEFIKVAFRTAIGFVVMGFVGFFVKLIFIPTNNIIVRSD